One Brassica napus cultivar Da-Ae chromosome C2, Da-Ae, whole genome shotgun sequence DNA window includes the following coding sequences:
- the LOC106381595 gene encoding NHP2-like protein 1, which translates to MTVEAVNPKAYPLADSQLAITILDLVQQATNYKQLKKGANEATKTLNRGISEFVVMAADAEPLEILLHLPLLAEDKNVPYVFVPSKQALGRACGVTRPVIACSVTSNEASQLKSQIQQLKDAIEKLLI; encoded by the exons ATGACGGTAGAAGCAGTGAACCCTAAGGCGTACCCTTTAGCTGATTCCCAGCTAGCGATAACAATCCTCGATCTTGTTCAGCAAGCTACGAATTACAAGCAGCTCAAGAAAGGAGCTAATGAAGCTACCAAGACACTGAACCGTGGGATCTCTGAGTTCGTGGTTATGGCTGCTGATGCTGAGCCTCTCGagattcttcttcatctccctCTTCTCGCCGAAGATAAG AATGTGCCGTATGTGTTTGTGCCATCGAAGCAAGCCCTTGGAAGAGCATGTGGAGTGACAAGACCCGTGATTGCTTGTTCGGTTACCTCAAACGAGGCTAGCCAATTGAAATCTCAAATTCAGCAGCTCAAGGATGCCATTGAGAAGCTGCTCATCTAA